A DNA window from Porphyromonas gingivalis ATCC 33277 contains the following coding sequences:
- a CDS encoding DUF1661 domain-containing protein, which translates to MVRGKIISRTKTKKNSRVNFQKHEP; encoded by the coding sequence TTGGTTCGGGGAAAAATAATTTCTCGAACCAAAACGAAAAAAAACTCGCGCGTAAATTTTCAAAAACACGAACCATAA
- the cobU gene encoding bifunctional adenosylcobinamide kinase/adenosylcobinamide-phosphate guanylyltransferase has product MSQKPTNDRKIILITGGQRSGKSLYAEQMALALSAHPIYLATARIWDDEFAQRVAVHRERRGSEWTNMEEEKVLSRHNPLGEVILIDCLTLWATNYFFDNDSDVELAYAALCAEFDSFTSHSGTFIFVTNEIGLGGVAENAVQRHFADLLGRLNQYVAARADRVVLMISGIPMVIKGD; this is encoded by the coding sequence ATGAGCCAAAAGCCTACAAACGATCGGAAAATCATCCTCATTACCGGCGGACAACGTTCGGGCAAAAGTCTCTATGCCGAGCAGATGGCACTAGCGCTGTCCGCTCATCCTATCTACCTGGCTACGGCGAGGATTTGGGATGATGAGTTCGCTCAGCGAGTGGCAGTACACCGTGAGAGACGAGGCTCTGAGTGGACCAATATGGAGGAAGAGAAGGTGCTGAGTCGCCACAATCCGCTCGGAGAAGTGATTTTGATCGATTGTCTGACGCTTTGGGCTACTAATTATTTCTTTGACAACGACTCCGATGTGGAGCTTGCATATGCGGCTCTCTGTGCAGAGTTCGATTCCTTTACATCGCATTCGGGTACGTTCATCTTCGTTACCAATGAGATCGGATTGGGAGGAGTGGCAGAGAACGCTGTCCAGAGGCATTTTGCCGATCTGCTGGGCAGGCTCAATCAGTACGTAGCTGCACGGGCCGATCGTGTCGTCTTGATGATCAGCGGCATTCCCATGGTCATTAAAGGGGACTAA